The Dasypus novemcinctus isolate mDasNov1 chromosome 13, mDasNov1.1.hap2, whole genome shotgun sequence genome segment TTACTTCAGGACCTATGTGTTAGCTTCCTCGAGCTGCAAGAGCAAGTTAACGCCAACTGTGGGGCTTAAGCAGACAGAAGCGTGTTCTCTCAGCTCAAGAATCTAGAAGTCAAAAGCCGAGGTGCCTGCAGCTGGTTCCTTCTGGGGCTCAAAAGGAGAACCGTCCCTGCCTCTCCTGCCTCGGTGGTTGCCAAGCAGCCTTGGCATTCCTTGCCTTGTAAACGCATCGCCCCATCTCTGCCTCCACGTCCACAGCGCCTTTCTCTCTGAGTCTCTGTGCATCCTTTCCTGTCTTTCATAAGGAAACTGGTAGGATTTAGAGCCCGCCCGGAGGTCCAGTATGATCGCATCTTGATTCTTATCTGAGTTACATGTGTCAaagccctatttccaaataaggctcCAGGTGTACCTGAAATTTGGAGAGCGACAATTCAACCCACTACAATCTATTAAAgtaggaaaattaatttttacttaCAAATTTCTCTAACAAGGTTGTGTTGTTCATACAATCCTGGTGATACTTTAAATCACAAAGTAAGGCAAGCATTTGTACCAAAAGCCACAAGAATTTTCATAGACTTTGACCTATATGACTACAGACTATGataatactattaaaaaaaaaagtcataggtTCGGTTATTTATTACAAATTTCTATAATAGCAGAAATACAGGAACAACCTAAATATCCAAAATTAGGGGATTAGAAAAGTAAGCAACACAGAAAAACGTGAATACAGCATTGACAAAAATAGACTTATAAAAGTGTGTACACTCTAATTACAACTATGACTGCGAAACAGTTgtataaaaaaaaaggtgtgtggGGAATACATGAAatgtagaaaaatagaaaattcagtaATAGTGGGTTTACAAGTgaattctttctttacttttgacAATGTCCTTCACTGGCTATAAATAAATTCACCAAAATGTTACGTATGGTTGTGTGTTAGGCAGGGTACCAGAACCAGGATgactgtttttcttctcttttctataaAGTGATTATATGGCTTTttgatggaaaaggaaaatataattttcaaaatttttcctAACGGGTAAAAAAATAGTGtatttatacaaaataaaaaattaatatggaGGCAGGGTAAGGTGTAAGAGCTGAACAATAGCCCACAAAGGAGCAGAAATAATATAAGCCTACTCCTGAAAGTAATTTAGTTCAATAGATTgggtatttatttttaagtatctcCTGTTTCCAGGCTTGTGCCACAAACTCTAGTGGACAGAGAGATGGTCCCTCAGCCTGAAGAGTTTAAAATCCCTTGGGTAAGGCAAGGCTGATCCACATATCGCGATCGGAGAACAGCACAATCTATAATCAGCCCTGAAAGGGGTGGCTCCAGCCCTGCCCAGAAAGGAAGGCTCGGCAGTGAGCGGGTCAGAGAAGGCTCCGGGGGGCTGAGCTGGCTTTGACCCGCGTGGAGAGGTAAGGGGACGAGGGAAGGCCGCAGCTGCTCGTCACAGCTGTCCGAGAGTGGCCTGGATTCTCAGTCCAGGACGAGTGTTTCTATTAGCTGATGTTTCTGCCCACTTCCTGGGCGAAGAGGAGGAAGCAGTGTCCGTGGTTCCTGCGGCAGGCTGGCAGCCCTGGACGCCAGGCCGTTGGGGCTCGAGCCTGGGCTGCTCTGTCCCGTCCAAACAAGTTCAGGGGgggcccccgcgccccgccgaGCGCTCTGGGCCACAGACTTCCTCGGGCACAAGACCACGGCCCCAGGAAGCAAGAATCTCTGTTTTCAATCAACAACCTACTTCTACTTCCTCTCACCCCCCTGCCTAGATGCCCCTCTCGGTCTGCTCgcccctttcttcttttccacctggcGGTTTCCGCCCTGCTCATCTCTAGCTTTCAGGATCACTCATGCTCCCTGGGCCCCAGAACTGAGGTGTGCCCGAGGGCAGGTGAAGCCCAGCACCTCCAGGCCTGTCAAGCAGATACTGCCCCTGCCAGCCTTCTAGGGAAGGAGACGGCAGCCCCCAGGCCACCCGGGACGTGGGCACAGCTCACGCAACCAGGGAGCAGATACTAGAGAAGCGGCTTGGTCTCTCCAGCAGCGCCGCGGGCTCCGGCCCCTTGCGTCTGGGCTGGAGGGAGCCTGGGGGCTGGAAGGCCCGGGAGACCCACAAAGCCCGCCTGCCCCGCCGCTGCGGGCCCGCCTTCGCGCGCCTTGCAGTTGGCCCAGGGGAAAAATTCTCGACCGGAACGGCCTGGACCTGTGCGTGCGCAGCTCTCCTTGAGCTCTGGAACTATTTGCCTCCCACCTGCTAGGGCTCTCCATGTACCAGAGGGACCTGGAGCTAGCGTGACCTTACGTCCCAGTTTGCCCAGAACAGCCCCAGTTTATGCTGAATGGTCCAGGTTAATTATGATAGTGCCTCTTTCACTCTCAAAAAGAATTCTGATTTGGACCATAAAGTATTTTCTCACCCTACCttaaatttatgtttaaatttCAAATCAACCTATCAAAACTGAAGacacaggagcagatgtggctcaagcggttgagcacctgcttcccatatgggaggtccagggtccggttcccagtgccccctaaaaacaaaaataaaaataaacaacaaggaaaatgactgaaaaaaacaactcagaggagccgatgtggctcagagggtgagcaccagcttcccacatatgaggtcctagattcaagccccagctccagtacctcaaaacagcaacaacaaatacCTGTATACACATCATCTTCTCCTACCCCACACTCCTCTGTGTCCCCTACCTCAATGAACAAGATAGCATCCAGACAGCCACCAAACAGAGAAATTTTAGACCCATCTTTGACTCAGTGACCCCATCATGCCATCTCTTAAATAGATCCTCTCCTTTCTGTCCCCTGCCAATAATCTATTTcagaaccccccacccccatccccaaagcACATAATTACAATGGTCTGCGACGGGGTCTCCCCTATTTGGCCCCTCCCCTTTCCAACCCACAGTTCTGTCAGTGATCCTTTCAAACACAGATTTAGATTGTGCCCCTAAATTGTCCAGTACCTAAAGAATGAAATCCAAACCCCTTTGTGATCTGGTCTTAAACTATCTTTTCTGCTTCATTTCCTGCCACCCTCCACCCTGGTTCTGGCTGCACTGGGCAACTGCTTCTGGACCCATTAAAAGTTCTTGTTTCTACTTGTTCCTTCGACGGACCCTTTCCCCTCTTTCTGCTGCTCCTATTCTCCCTTCAACTCCTTCCTGGAATTGACGTCACATGTTACTTCTTGGAAAGCTTTTCTgattctctcccacttgagaaGTAATTGCTCCCTCCTCTAAGCTCTAAGAGGACGTGGTTACAACATTTATTACATTTGACTTCGGCCATGCAGTCTGTTGCATAGATGACATATGCATCTCTCCCTGCTGGTGAAACCATGAACCTCTGAGGTCAAGAACGGCACTCTTGAAATGTCCGAAACCATGCCTGCTGTGTGGAGGAGCTCACGGTAATGGACTGAACCAGAGTTGATAGTCCACCTCAAGTCTTCCACAGCGGGTGCTCCCCAGACCAGTCACTCATTCCTAGTGACAGCGGGATGGACTCTGGGAGGGCGCACAGACTGTCACATCAGGTCTAACAAAGCATCTCATGGGAGGGAGGTCTGCTAAGAATTCAGACACAACTGGAGACACCCAGAATCCCTTTTGCACCCCACTTTCAGAGGCAAGGGTGAGAGTTCCCTCCCCTTCCTATTCTCTCCAGTGCCCAGCTCCCTCTTCGTTCTCACCCCATCTCCATGGACCCTGCCCTCATTCCCTCTGCTTGCTAGGGAGCTCGCCCTGCTCCAAGGCCCTGGCTCCTAACTTTGGACAGCTAATCCAGTCTTTAATCAGGCACCGCCCCGTGTCACCCTCTGCCCTGAGTTCCCGTGTCTTTTGCTGTACAGGCAGCTGTTGTGGAATGGGGGAAGGTGAGAGCAATGAACTGGCAGTCAACTGGCAGGAATTTGAACCCCAGCTGCTCCTTTCCAACTGGGTAAGCTGACCATTCTGCTCCCATTCTGACTTAAAAACCCTTCCACCAGGGCCCATGAGCACCTGATTTCGGCTCAGACGTTTAGCGGGACAGCTCAGGAGGCTCAGCAATGGCTTGAGAGCTCTTGCGGGCCTGTTCCTCCTCAGGAGCTAGACGGCAGGGGAAGCCTCCCcatcccgcccccaccccaaccGCTTGTGCGCCAGATAAAAAGAGAGGAACACCAGGCCTGCCAAGGCAGACCCCCACCCCTGATAAAAGCTTCATCTTGGGTTCTGTCTCTTTACCTCTAAAACCAGAGATGcatgggaggtgggggaggcgGGCACTGAGAACAGAGAGGGCTCTCGGGCACCCACCATTTCTTGCCAACTGACATCAGACCGCTGGGATAGCAAGGCAAGTAGCCCCCGTTTCATGAGCCAAAAAATGTTGCGACCAACAGAGGAAGAAACGGGCCGGCCTCactgggaggcagggaggcaccCAGAATCCGGGTCTCCCGGCCCTGGCAGCTTTCCCTCACAGCACCCAGTGGTGAAGGCGCCGCTCGTCTGTCTCTGTCCCTGCCCTTCCGCTTGGGCCAGTTCCTAACCGGAGGCCACCATCTCTCTACCACAGCGCCTGCCCCTCCCGCCTCACACCCTCCTCTCCTCCGCCACCTTCCTGCCCACCCATTCGTCTCGGTCTAGGGTGGCAGGAAGGGAGGTGCTGGGCACAGGCCGTGAAGAGCAATCTCCTCTCTCGCCGCCTGCGCCGAGCGCCCAGTCCGGCCTGGCGGTCATGGCCCGCCCCGAGACCTGGAGCCCCAGCCCGCGCACGGCGGCCGCCGACTACTCGGGGGAGTACTCGGGGTTCGACCCCCTGGAGGAGCTGGAGCTGTGTCCGACCCCGGACCTGCCCTACAGCTACGCCTACGTCCCCGCGCTCTACCTGGCGGCCTTCGCGGTGGGCCTGCTGGGCAACGCCTTCGTGGTGTGGCTGCTGGCCCGGCGGCGCGGCGCGCGGCGGCTGGTGGACACCTTCGTGCTGCACCTGGCCGCCGCCGACCTGGGCTTCGTGCTCACGCTGCCGCTgtgggcggcggcggcggcgcgcggcGGCCGCTGGCCCTTCGGCGAGGCGCTGTGCAAGCTCAGCAGCTTCGCGCTGGCCGCCACGCGCTGCGCGGGCGCGCTGCTGCTGGCGGGCATGAGCGTGGACCGCTACCTGGCCGTGGTGAAGCTGCTCGACGCGCGCCCGCTGCGCACCCCGCGCTGCGCGCTGGCCGCGTGCTGCGGCGTCTGGGCGCTGGCGCTCCTGGCCGGCCTGCCCTCCCTGGCCTACCGCGGGCTGCAGCCCCTGCCCGGGGGCCAGGGCAGCCAGTGCGGGGAGGAGCCCGACGACGCCTTCCAGGGCCTcggcctgctgctgctgctgctgacctTCGCGCTGCCGCTGGGCGTCACCCTCTTCTGCTACCTCCGCATCTCGCGCCGCCTGCGCAGGCCGCCGCACCTGGGCCGGGCGCGCACCAGCTCGCTGCGCATCATCTTCGCCATCGAGAGCGCGTTCGTGGGCTCCTGGCTGCCCTTCAGCGCCCTGCGGGCCGTCTTCCATCTGGCGCGTTTGGGGGCGCTGCCGCTGCCCTGTCCCCTGGTGCTGGGGCTGCGCTGGGGCCTCACCATCGCCACCTGCCTGGCGTTCGTCAACAGCTGCGCCAACCCGGTCATCTACCTCCTGCTGGACCGCTCCTTCCGCTCGCGGGCGCGGCTCCGGCCCTGCGGGGGCGCGGGCCGCGCGGCGCGCAGGATCAGCTCGGCCTCCTCGCTCTCTGGGGACTACAGCTCCGTGTTCGGGAGCACGTCCTGCAGCTGGGGCCGGGCCCAGCAGGCGCACCCCATCCCTGGCCGCCGTGTAGCTGCCCCAGACCGGTGGGGGTAGGGGGCAGCCGAGCCGcgacaggaaggaggaataggggaggggagcTGATTGCCCCCGACACGCCAGTGCTGGTGGCAGCAAGCAACGCCGAACGCCGCTGCCCCCTCCTTTGACTCTCAGGGTCCCTTTCTTCAGCTTTCCCAGAACCTCGGAACTATTTGCACTCCCCCAAATCGGGCTGCCAAGACTACCTGTTCTCTCAGTCGGTTGAGCACCTTGGCTAATTTTCTCCAGTCCAGGAAAAGATCCTAAGAGctggagcagacagcaagaaccTGGCACCCACAGGCTCACCAAGTGGACGGAGTAGAGGGAAGAGAAGTGGGTTTCCTTCCATGCTCCGTCTGGGATGGCACTGGCCAGAATATCAAACCCAGACTCCCAGAGGCCACTCTTGGCTCCAGCTCTACTTTCTCTGGTCCCCTACAATAGCTTTGGCTTTCTGAGAAATACCTTCTCCAAGTCATACCCTCTGGCCTTCCAAATAAAACCCTTTTGTGCTCAATCCCCTTTGCTGctgcatttgctgtatcattaGTCACCATCATTTTTAAAGCTCCTGAAAGCCATGGGAACCAGCCACAGTGCAGGCAGTCCAGCTAATTCCTCCCCACGGCTCTCCAGAAGTGGCAAGCCTGCCCTGCGTTTGTATCCTGTGACCCTTCTCCCCACCGTGGCTGCACCCCTCAGAGCTGAAGGACTCACCCTGCAAGTTGCCACCAGGACACGTTTTCAGTTCTGCACGCAGGGCTGTGCCGCCTCACACCGGCCGTTCAGCCAGGCACCCCAGAATTCTCCATGTGGGCTCAGGCTGTGCAATAAACGCTTTTACTAACGCCAGACTAATGATTATGTCTTTCCTCGGGCAGCAGGGGTGAAATGAGTGTCAGGAGGCAGGTGGCACACTGGGTCAGACAAAACTCAACCCAGTAGTTGAGGTTGACCTCAGGATGAAGGGGCTTTGTTGTGAGGTCGGTAGGCTGAGTTTTCTGCACCGCTGTGGGTATGATAGTCCCACAGGAGGAGAGCAAATGGTTTATTCTTAttgtttcaaaagaaaacattttttacagaGATAAAAAACCAAAAAGAGTTAAGGGCACCTGCCAGCGAGGTATCACTTCAAAGAGATGTGttgatttcattttcaaatatatgcCAAGCCATTTTTCTTGCTCGCTTTCAGAGTTTCCTGTAGAAATGTTTGGAATTGTCTGTTTTCTGACTGTGTGATTATGAAGTTATGAAGTTGCAGGCTCTGGAGGCAGTGCCCACTCACATCAGCCTGAGTCACAGACGCTTTCACACACACCCGCGTAATGCCACACATTTATTCTCAGCACTCGGGGCTGCTGGATTGGAATAGGTTGGCCAGCACACCTCACCCTGACCCCACCCATCTACTTCCCCCTCCCCAAGAAGTCATCCTTGGATAGCACACCCATGTAGTTTCCACCCACGCCCCCCAGGAGAGGCAAGCCTTGCAGTCTGTGGGGTTCCCAGTGCCAGGGGGACATACATCAGACAGATGAACATTTGAGAGCTCAGGAAGCTCATGTCCATCTTCACTACTGTGCTCCAAAGCAAGAAATTTTTCATAGGACTGAGGGCCCCGGGCCAGGGAAGGTGAATCTCATCCGGGTTTGTATGTGGCActgtttttaaagacttaaacCGGAAAGGGCGCAAACTAAATGTCCAACAATCATGCAATGTCTTCATTAGTATGGAGTATAATGTGAAGTTTAAAATGTTGTTTAAAGAGAGCTTGGAAAATGTTCAGGGTaagtgaaaggggaaaaaaggtaaCAAAATTGCTTATATTAAACACACCCACATATTTCAACTATAAAAAAGACCTGGAGGGAagggatttggctcaatggatagagcatccgcctaccccatgggaggtccaggattgaaacccagggcctcctgaccatgtggtgagctggcccacgcttagtgctgatgcctgcaagaagtgccatgccatacagggtgtccctgcataggggagccccacggcaaggagtgcgccctgtagggagagtcACCCcgtatgaaaaaagtgcagcctgcccaggagtggtgctgcacacacggagagttgacactgcaagatgatgcaacaaaaagagacacagattcctggtgccactgacaagaatgtaagcacacacagaagagcagatagggaatggacacagagagtagacaactgccgggggtgggggggcggtgtttgtggagaaggggaggagagaaatacattttaaaaataaatcttaaaaaaaaaaaaaggctggaggCTGTGAAATTGTTAGCATTGGTTTCATTGAAGCAAAACATTATATGCCTCACAGCCCTTTTGATAAGAATTCTCTTTTGCTCATTTCTTTTCTATAGCACACATTTTCAGTTCATTGGTGTATCTGTTTTCTCTTCATGTTAACTAAGAGGATGGCATTGTTTATTTATTGCCTGTTTCCCCCAGTCAAAATATGAGCTCCATGAGCACAGAGAGTTTCATCTGTTTTATTCAATTCTATGTCCCCAGGACCTGGAAAATTGCCCAGCTTGTAGCGGGCACCACCACTGTTGAATGACTGATCGCCAGGACTATGTTGTAATATGAAGTAATAGGATGTGTGAAGAGCAAAGGGAGAGATATGCATTTCATATAGGATAAAACAACTGTTTATAAAAGGGCACAAACGAGAGAAAGACTAGCAGGAAATACAGCACATGCTAACAGCGATTGTGTCAGATAGTTAGGACTACGGCTTCTtttattccatttctttattttagaaatttcctatatgcttttttttttaaaagagcagtCCACAAATAGCAGGGACTGTGGCAACCCTGGAGCTAAAATCAGCCGTGGGATCTGGCCCCTGCCCATCGCTGGCTGTGCCTCTCGGCCTCCTGGAGCCCTGCGTACTTCATCTGAAGAGTGGAGAAGGTCAGACCTGCTCTGGCCTCACGGATCCAAGGAAATCACGGGCCCGAAAGTATTTTGTTCGCTGTGGCATTTTAAACAAAGAGACCGCAGGCCTGGACCACCTCCTTCCCTATCGCCACAGCCTCGCGGAGGAGCTGGGATGCAGCTGCTCCGAGCTGCAGAAAGGCTGGCGCCCGGGCAACGGCCGGGCACACGGCTGTGTCATTTCTGATTTGCTTCTTGTGACTCATTCTGGGCTTTCTGCTCACCCCCCCTCAACCCCGTGGGTCCTTTCCCAGGGCACAGTGTGGGAACCCCGTGCCTGGAGGTGATGAGTGATCTGGGGAGTTCAGAAGAATGGCACAGTGGCACTTTGTGATATGACTCAGCCCCCGTGTCATCCTGGGGGCAGAGTGAGGGCTCGGCACTGTCAGGGCATCTCCCTTGCTAGGGACCCCCCGGGCTAAGCCCCTGTCCTACCTCGGCAGAGTGGCCTCAGGAAGCTACTTATCCCCACCTCTCTGGACTTCGGTCAAATGGGGCAAAGGATGAAAAGACCCACGGCCAAAAGACTGGGGAAATGCTTGAACAGCaagagaggagaaagcagagagatgAAAGCTCTTCCTCTTTATCATCAAAATAGAAAAGCCCGTGTTAAGTGTGTAGTACATCTTCCAGGAAAGGAGGCACTGCGCGGGCTTCGTATTCACGTACCTCGCAGGACTTAGAGCTGGACCAGCGCTGGGAAATCGCTTGCTGACAGTAATGAGAACAACCACTTAGCTCTGTGGCAAGCAGGAACGAGAGCTTCCTTTTAGGgctggagaaactgaggctcagaagtaAAATATGcagctccctccctcctgcctgctcttgctcctcttcccccctccccagccctgccctccagtAACTCCTGGCGCTTTCCTCCTATCTCCTGAGCCTCGTACCATCTCCAGCTGTCCCTCCTCCCAGGCGTGGGCTGCCAGCCTGGGCTCAGGCACGCTCTCCACTCAGAACCCGGCTCACTGGGCTACCCTCGACCCCGGCTCTCTCCTGAGGTTTCTAAGAGGTTCCGACTCCCAGTTATTAAAGGAATACCagttctttgttttaaaaaaatgtggagatagaaaaatgaaaactatagaaaaatgtaaagaagaaaatgaaacacaCCCGTTAGATCCTCCCAAGAGATCCTCTACCTTAGAGTATTTATCTATGTATATAAAAATACACATAGCACATTTTTTTCCTAGCTAAATTGAAGTCAAAAGGCCATGTCTATTGTGTCCCCAACCGTGAATCCAGTGACTGGCACAGAATTGGGACTCagtaactatttgttgaatggatattatatatgttatttTGTAGCCTACTTTCTTCACTTTAGTAACATTTAGTGCATTTAGTAACATTTAGTGCATTTTATCAagtcattaaatattattttaaaacatgccTTTAAGTTTACATTACATCATTATGTGAATGAACACAGTATATTCAACCAAGCCCCTAatctttgtttgtattttttcctttattagagaagttgtgggtttacagaacaatcatgtataaaatatatactaccccaccaccaacacctttcattggtgtgaaacattggTTATAATGGATGATAGCACTTTTATCATTGTACTTCATTAAAATCCTTCGTTTAACTTAGGTTTCACTgcttgtgtagtgtagttccatggattttaaaaacacttaaaattttgttgccatatatgcaacctaacatttcactctttaatcatattaagatatatgtttcagtgctgttaattgcattcacaatgtgaaccaccatccattacctaaacatttgcattattccaaataggaaccctgtacattttaaacctcaACTTCCCAtaccctatccccaccccatcccccatcccttgctaacctatagtctagattctgactctatgagtttacttattctaattgttcCAAATCAGTGAGATTGTaccctatttgtccttttgtctggcttatttcactccgcATGATgccttcatggttcatccatgtggttgcATACATCAGGATTCATtgtttttatgactgaataatattccatcctatgtatatacaacatcttgtttaaccattcattggttggtggacacttgggttgtttccacctttgggcaattgtgaataatgctgctttgaacatcaaTATGCAACTatctgtttgagtgcctgctttcaacTCTTGTGGGTAGATGCCTAGTAAGGCAactctgggtcatatggtagcttTCTATACTTGGGTTTCTGAGGAACCaacaaacagtcctccacagtgtctACACCATTTTGCATggcaccagcaatgaatgagtgttcctattctccacattctctccaacacttgttattttccacttcttaaatagcagccattctaatgggtgtgaaatgtatctcatcgtagtttttttttcatctttataaattgatttaaattacattttatataaatggaatcatacaatatgtagtactttgtgtctggtttctttcacttagcataatcgtttttttttggtctgatattaacatcttttaacattaacatatatttgttcagtttcaacgaaaaataatcttatatatgtaatattacccatattcatatttcacatgaggttttactatgctatatagtcccactttacattttttagttttccttttagtaatatacatgaccctATCTCATCGTGGTTTTGAATTGCGTGTCCCTGATGGCAAATGGTGTTGAGCATatcttcatgtgctttctggccatttgcatatcttctttggatagatgtctatttaagtctttcacccatttttaaattgggttatttgtccctttgttgttatgttgaaggatttctttatataatctggatattaatcccttatcaaatatgtgttttccaaataattttttccatggtataggttgtcattttactttcatgataaaatcctttgtggaacaaaagtttgtaattttaatgaggtcctttttatttttcttttgttgcttgtgtttagttgtaaactctaagaaaccattacctaaccaaacgttctgaagatgcttccctatgttttcttctaagagtttaaaGAAACTGGCTCTTacattaaggtctttgatccatattgagttgattttttatatggtatgaggGAGGGGACCCTCCTTTTCTTTGTGTGTGCAAATGGaggtccagttttcccagaactatttgttgaagagattaatTTTTCCCAATCAAATGGTCTTTGcccacttgtcaaaaatcagttggcgaTAAATGTGCAGGTTGAtatctgagctctcaattcaattccattgctctatatgtctgtccttgtattggtaccatactgttttgattactgtggcttcgtaataatttttaagattggtAAGTATGAGTCCTACACACTGCATTCTTGTTTTTCAagatgtctttagctattcagggccccttacccttctgtatacatttgatgattggcttttccatttctgcaaagaaggttcatggaattttgattagaattgcattgaacctataaattgctttgggtagtattgacatattaatgacatttagtgttccaatccatgaatatggaacaTGCTTctatatttagttcttctttactttcttttggcaatgttttgtagttttctctgtacaagtcctttacatccttggttagatatATATTTagccatttgattcttttagttgc includes the following:
- the GPR25 gene encoding probable G-protein coupled receptor 25; the protein is MARPETWSPSPRTAAADYSGEYSGFDPLEELELCPTPDLPYSYAYVPALYLAAFAVGLLGNAFVVWLLARRRGARRLVDTFVLHLAAADLGFVLTLPLWAAAAARGGRWPFGEALCKLSSFALAATRCAGALLLAGMSVDRYLAVVKLLDARPLRTPRCALAACCGVWALALLAGLPSLAYRGLQPLPGGQGSQCGEEPDDAFQGLGLLLLLLTFALPLGVTLFCYLRISRRLRRPPHLGRARTSSLRIIFAIESAFVGSWLPFSALRAVFHLARLGALPLPCPLVLGLRWGLTIATCLAFVNSCANPVIYLLLDRSFRSRARLRPCGGAGRAARRISSASSLSGDYSSVFGSTSCSWGRAQQAHPIPGRRVAAPDRWG